The Triticum aestivum cultivar Chinese Spring chromosome 7B, IWGSC CS RefSeq v2.1, whole genome shotgun sequence genome window below encodes:
- the LOC123158147 gene encoding pentatricopeptide repeat-containing protein At2g22410, mitochondrial has product MPPPAPSRLLAVLSARPPPPLRRLLQLHAHLLTAGLISSPSPLPFASSLVVALAHSDDPRGAPRPLLHALALLASLPSPPDSARPYNAALRALSLCAHRGLVPRCLPLYRSLLLSARPDHLTFPFLLKACACLQERGYGDSVLGHVFRLGFHADVFVVNAAVHFLAVRASMAEARRLFDQMLVRDLVSWNTLIGGYVRRGVPGEALELFWRMAEDGTLAPDEVTMIGVVSGCGQLRDLELGKRLHRYVESNGVRCTVRLMNVLMDMYVKCGDLERAKSVFERIDGKTVVSWTTMIVAYTKFGLMDDARRVFDEMPERDAFPWNALMAGYVQCKQGKEALGLFHEMQEAKVRPDEITMVNLLSACSQLGALEMGMWVHHYIDRHRLSLSVTLGTNLVDMYAKCGNIEKAIHVFKDLAEKNALTWTAMICGLANHGRADEAIQYFRRMIELGLQPDEITFIGVLSACCHAGLVKEGREFFSLLVSKYHLERKMKHYSCMIDLLGRSGHLDEAEHLVNTMPMEPDAVVWGALFFACRMHGNITLGERAAMKLVELDPSDSGIYVLLANMYVEAGMKKKADKVRVMMRHLGVEKVPGCSCIELNGVVHEFIVKDKSHTDSDAIYDCLHEITQQIRHTAKMIDIYATG; this is encoded by the coding sequence ATGCCTCCGCCAGCGCCTTCCCGCCTCCTGGCCGTCCTCTCCGCCCGCCCCCctccgccgctccgccgcctcctgcagctCCACGCGCACCTCCTAACCGCCGGCCTCATCTCCTCCCCGTCCCCACTCCCCTTCGCCTCCAGCCTCGTCGTGGCACTCGCCCACTCCGACGACCCGCGCGGCGCGCCCCGCCCGCTCCTCCACGCGCTCGCCCTCCTCGCCTCGCTGCCCTCCCCGCCCGACTCCGCGCGCCCCTACAACGCCGCGCTCCGCGCCCTCTCCCTCTGCGCACACCGCGGCCTCGTCCCGCGGTGCCTCCCGCTCTACCGCTCGCTCCTCCTGTCCGCCCGTCCAGACCACCTCACCTTCCCCTTCCTGCTCAAGGCGTGCGCCTGCCTGCAGGAGCGGGGCTACGGCGACTCTGTTCTGGGGCACGTCTTCAGGCTCGGGTTCCACGCGGACGTCTTCGTGGTGAACGCCGCGGTGCACTTCTTGGCGGTGCGCGCGTCCATGGCGGAGGCACGCAGGCTGTTCGATCAAATGCTTGTCAGGGATCTGGTATCGTGGAACACGCTGATTGGCGGCTATGTGCGAAGGGGCGTACCCGGGGAGGCGTTGGAGTTGTTCTGGAGGATGGCAGAGGATGGGACGCTGGCACCTGATGAGGTGACGATGATTGGGGTCGTGTCAGGGTGTGGGCAACTGCGGGATCTGGAGCTTGGGAAGAGGCTCCATCGATATGTGGAGAGTAATGGAGTGAGGTGCACTGTGAGGCTGATGAATGTGCTAATGGATATGTATGTCAAATGTGGTGATTTGGAGCGGGCCAAGTCTGTGTTCGAGAGGATTGATGGCAAAACGGTTGTTTCATGGACAACCATGATTGTTGCCTATACAAAGTTCGGGTTGATGGACGATGCGAGGAGGGTGTTTGATGAGATGCCTGAAAGGGACGCATTCCCGTGGAATGCGCTGATGGCTGGTTATGTGCAGTGTAAGCAGGGCAAGGAGGCTCTTGGGTTATTTCATGAGATGCAGGAAGCAAAGGTGAGGCCTGATGAGATTACCATGGTCAATCTTTTATCGGCTTGCTCGCAGCTTGGAGCGCTAGAAATGGGTATGTGGGTTCACCATTACATCGACCGACACCGGCTTTCACTCAGTGTTACACTAGGCACAAATCTAGTTGACATGTATGCGAAGTGTGGGAACATCGAGAAGGCCATCCATGTTTTCAAAGATTTAGCGGAGAAAAATGCGCTCACGTGGACAGCAATGATATGCGGTTTGGCAAATCACGGACGTGCTGATGAGGCAATACAATACTTCCGGAGAATGATAGAGCTTGGATTGCAGCCTGATGAGATTACATTCATAGGGGTTCTGTCTGCATGTTGTCATGCTGGCCTGGTTAAAGAAGGCCGCGAGTTTTTTTCCTTACTGGTCTCAAAGTATCATCTTGAGAGGAAAATGAAACATTATTCATGTATGATAGACTTGCTAGGCAGATCAGGTCATTTAGATGAAGCAGAACATCTAGTAAACACCATGCCAATGGAGCCTGATGCAGTAGTGTGGGGTGCTCTCTTCTTTGCTTGTAGGATGCACGGTAATATTACTTTGGGTGAAAGGGCAGCAATGAAATTAGTAGAGCTTGACCCGAGCGACAGTGGAATATATGTGCTACTGGCTAACATGTATGTAGAGGCAGGAATGAAGAAGAAGGCTGATAAAGTGAGGGTGATGATGAGGCACTTGGGAGTGGAAAAAGTTCCTGGATGTAGTTGCATCGAGCTAAATGGGGTGGTTCATGAATTTATTGTGAAGGACAAGTCACATACAGACAGTGATGCTATCTATGACTGCTTGCATGAGATCACGCAACAAATAAGGCACACTGCAAAAATGATTGACATTTATGCAACTGGTTGA